The Waddliaceae bacterium genome segment AAGGCATCGCCGATATCAGCATCATCGAGGATAGCAGTAAAAGCAGCAATATAGCGCTCGTCAAGGACAAGGTCGCGGCCGCTATGTATGTCGTCGATAAGAGCCATGACAACTCTCGAAGAAAGCTCTTGTCCTGCATCCCATCGAGCAAAAGGATCGTTGTCATGCGCCATCAAAAAGATATAGTCGTCATAGGTATAAGAAGCCTCTATGATGAGAGGAGCAGAGAAGTGTCTGTTTAAAGAGACAGCAGGCTCTTCAGCGATGTCGTCGAAAACAAAAGTCTCCTCGCTTTTGGTGACTTCAAGGATAGTATCGACGATGTCATTGCCATCACCATCAAGAAGGCCTATAGATAAAGGAAAATGTAGCTCGCCATGCTGCTTAATGGTAAGGGAAAAACGACGCTCGGCGGCATTATAACGACGGCTTACAGCGATACGAGGAGTGCCTACCTGGCTGTACCACTTCTTGAACTGTGTGAGGTCGCGACCAGAAGTGACCTCCATAGCATGGACGAAGTCTTCGGTGGTGACAGCCTGCCCATCATACAACTCGAAATATTTCGTAATTCCTTTCTTGAAGGTCTCTTCGCCAAGAAGGGTCGATATCATCCCGATGATCTCAGAGCCTTTCTGGTATACCGTGGCAGTGTAGAAGTTGTTTATCTGCATATAAGACGAAGGCTTTATAGGATGGGCAGTAGGGCCAGAATCTTCAGGAAATTGGAAAGAACGTAGATGCTCGACATTTTTTATCCTCTGCACAGGACGGGAAAACATGTCTCCAGAGAAAGCATGGTCGCGGAAAACGGTAAGGCCCTCTTTGAGAGTTAGCTGAAACCAGTCGCGGCAGGTAACTCTGTTGCCCGTCCAGTTGTGGAAGTATTCGTGGCCGACAACACCCTCGACGCGGAGAAATTCGGCGTCAGTAGCAGTATCAGCATCGGCGAGGACACAGCTAGCATTGAATATGTTCAAACCCTTATTTTCCATAGCACCCATGTTGAAAGAGCTTACAGCTACGATCATATACGTGTCGAGATCGCACTCTAAGCCGAAGGTGTCTTCGTCCCACTTCATAGCATTCTTTAGCGACGACATAGCATGATGACAGCGCTTCTCGTTGCCTTTGTCGCAGTATATCCTTAAATCAATATCACGCCCAGACATCGTAGTGAAGGTGTCGTATATCACGCCAAGGTCGCCGGCGACGAGAGCAAAAAGATACGAAGGCTTAAGGAATGGATCTTCCCACGTGACATAATGCTTCCCATCGTCGAGGTCGCCGTGATCAACTTCATTGCCATTGGAAAGCAATACAGGATATTTTTCTTTGTCGGCGATGATCTTGGTAGTAAATTTTGACATGACGTCAGGCCTGTCGAGGAAATATGTTATACGCCTAAACCCATGAGGCTCGTTCTGCGTGCAGAACATCTCACCAGACTGATATAACCCCTCAAGAGCAGTGTTGTTGGCAGGGTCGATCGTATTCTCTATCTCTAAGACGCAGCGCTCAGGAACATTTTCGATGCGTAACGTCTTGTCGTCGACACTATACTCGGGAACCTCGCCGTCGATGGTTACACTCAACAACGTCATATTCTCGCCATCCAAAACAAGAGGAGCACTCACACCGTCATTCTTGATGATATTAAGCGTAGAATGTACCGTGGTAACATCATCTTCGATATTAAAAATAAACTTCACATCCGAAATGGAATACTCAGGAACAGTATGGTCTTTGAGATATATTGTTTTTGGCGCGGCTTCTGACATAAAAGTTCTCCTTATTAACATTGTTTTACTAACATGATGTTACGCTATGTTAGAATTTTTCACCATTACTTTGATAGGAATTCGAAGCCCGGAATAGGAATTTTTCACCACAGAGCCACGGAGAACACAGAGAGGAATAGGGCGGGCTAGGGGTTTCACCCCTAGAACCCCGAGGACTTTAAAAAGTTCACTGTTCAAAAATAGGGGTCTGGGGGAAAGCCCCCAGCAATTTTCTTTTTCCTTTAAACTTTTGTTCTCCGTGTTCTCCGTGGCTCCGTGGTGAAAAATCCTGTTCCGAACTCCGAACTCATTTCAATGATCATTTTTTCGATGTTGCCATATGAAGCGCGGAAACGATAAGCAAACTTATACTTATCGAAGCTATAAGCGGCACGACAATAGAAAGTATCATAGACTTCTCAACAAGAAGACCCGTTATGGCGAACGCTACAACAGAACCTATAGCCATAGGAAGGACATAGCGCCACTGCGTGTTGAAATGGTCGAAATGATGACACGAAGAGCTCGCAGAGGATAATATCGTGGTGTCGGCGATGACAGAAGTATTACACCCACATACACCACCGGCAAGGATAGCGCCCAAAACAGGGAAAAGCATCGCCATCTGGTCAGGCGTCGCTGGCGTTGCTACGTGCGACAACGACACAACAAGAGGTATCGCTATAGGGAATAATATCGCCGCAGTACCCCACGTCGTCCCTATCGATATCGCCGTGGCAAGAGCAACTACGAAAAATATGCAGGGCAACAAATATAACGGCAAAGAATCGCCGATGATATTGGCAAGATAACTTCCAGTCTGTACATCTTCGCGGAGAAGCGCACCAAAAGTCCAGGAACACGCCAAGATAGCAACAACAGGAAGAACATCGAGAGAACCTTTGAGGATGATCTTTGGCATTTTACGATATGAAAAACGCCCAGAAAGAAGATAATATATCACAGAAACAATAAACGATATAGAAGACCCAACAAAAAGAACTATAGCGGCACTAGCATTCTGTAAGGCCGCAACAAAAGAACGGTCACCGCCAAACAACCGATGCTCACCCCAATATAACAACCCAATAAATACAGAAACAAGAAGCGTTGCAATAGGAACAATGAAGTCCATGATATAAGCAGGCTCTTTAGAATCCGTAACAGTAGCCTCAGCATTGCGCCCCTTCTTGCGAGGACCAAAAAGATGGCCTTTCTCATCTGCAATCTTCTCGTGTGACCTCATAAGACCAAAAGAAATCTTGCGACGTACAATAAACCATACAGTGACAATAACGGTGAAAGAATAGAAAACATATGGCAAAGTACGAAGATATATCACGTTCGGCGGCGCCATGACATATATCGTCTCTTCAATAGACTCACCAATGCCGTTGTCACTCAAAAAACCTATTATTGCCGCCGCCCAAGCTGAAACAGGACATAATATCGCTAAAGAAGCCGCCATGATATCAACAAGAAAAGCTAACTTCGCACGAGGAACAAGATGCTTGTCGGCAAGAGGACGTAACACAGAACCAACGGTAAGACAGCTCAAATAGTCGTCGATAAAAAGACAATGCGAAAGTAATAACGACGAAGTCTCAACACCACGCTTGCAACGTATCGAAGACGATGCCTTTAATATCAAAGCTCGAGCACCACCAGATCGGTGGATCATCTCAATGACAATACCAATAATAAAAGGAAATAACATGATAAGGATGTGGTCACAGTCCCAAAAAGAGCCAGAAGAAAATAATAAATTTAAGTCAAACGTCTCGTAAAAACGACGACCAATAAGAGACACGGAATCAATAGGAGCACCATGCGTGACAATAAGCGCAGAGGCACAAATCCCAACGATAAGAGCAAGAATGATCCTATGGAAAAATATCCCAACAAGAAAAACTAATAACGGCGGTATGAAAACAACCCAAGACATAATGATGACCTCTTTAACCCATGATTGCGACCTATATTTCCTTTAGCGCCATAGAGTTAGATAAGATGGCTCAGTGAACGACAAGCGAATAGTCGTAACTATTCGCGAGGAGTAAAATGAGTCATATTGCCTAACACTATGGATGCTATAGGAAACAGGACTTTTTTTCTTTATAAAAAGCATTGGCAGAAAATATAAGCATGTGAAGACAAACATTTTAAGTCCCTACTCTTTCTTATTGTTTTTCTTTGCCCATTTGCTATTATTTAACTTCGCCATATTTCTTTTTGCAGCAACACTTTTGTAGCGTAGAGGAATAGCGTTTAGCGTATAGACTTTACCTATTCGCTAGTTTTTTCTATCCGCTATCCGCTATAACTATCCGCTATAATAACCCTATGGCAAAGTATAGGTCGCAATCATGGGTTTAAAAATTAGTCCGTAATTATAAACGACTTGTAGCCAATAAGCAACACCAAAATATCTACACTAAAAACTAGCGCAACAATAAAAAGTTATCATCCCTTGACAAAAAGTTATCGAATAACGATAATAATGGCATAGTTTTAATAACCGGCACAACAGGAGGGCCAAATACTATGAATAAAATAAAACGCACAAGCCGTATCTTTAGAATCTTTTTTTTAACCTTGATAATCCTTTTACCAATATTTTCAGCGATTTATTGGTTTTTTGATGGTCTCATTCCGAATATGTTTTCTTTCATGTGGTCGCAAGGAAATACAGACATCCGACTCCCGCCATTAAATGAATTGAAACCCCATATCCGCATTTTTTGTTTTTTGATCTCGATGATCCCCATAGGCGTGTATATCTTCGTTCTTCGCTATGGTATGAAGCTGTGCAAGCTATATGAGAGCTTTAAAATCTTTACCATGGAAAACGTCCAATATTATAAAAAAATAGGCTACACACTTCTTATCGGTAAACTCGTATTGTATCCTATTTATGAAGCTCTCATAACACTAGCACAAACATATTATAACACTCCCGGAGAACGATATATCAGCATCTCTTTAGATTCGTGGGACTTCACTGTGATATTCTTCGCCGTTATGTTTATTTTTATGTCATGGGTTATGGGCGAAGGTGTAAAACTCGAAGAAGATAAAAAATATACAGTATAGGAGCAAACAATGGCTATAATAATAAATATCGATGTCATGCTCGCCACAAGGAAAAAACGCTCTAAAGAGCTCGCCGAGGCGATAGGCATAACAGAACCAAACCTTTCTATACTAAAGACAGGAAAAGCAAAGGCGATAAGGCTGTCGACACTCGACGCCATATGCAGCTTCCTTGAATGCCAGCCAGGAGATATCTTGGAATATCGTTCATAACGACAACAAAAACATTATTTTATTTGACATTCTAATAGGAAAAGAAATATTTTAAAGGTGTGGTATATTTTAACTATTACTTAAGGAGTTATACTGATGAAGAAAGAATGCCCAATAATATGTACGACAGCGTTTGTCCTTCTCCTAATAGGAGGTATCAACTGGGGGCTCGTTGGTCTTTTTGACCTAGACCTAGTAGAATATCTGTTCGGCGCAGGGACGATTTTTGCACGCGTAATTTATATCCTTATCGGCATCGCTGCCGTTATGAAGCTTTGCTGCTGGATTAAATGCAAATGTTGCAAAGGATCATGCAAAGTAAAGAAAAAGGCAAAGAAGAAAAAATAACATAGATAACATTATCTAATAACACGTTATTTCGGAGGAATTGTTTCGATTCCTCCGTTTTTTTTCTTTATTAGGAATGTTACTGTTCCCATAAGCACAACTACAGCAGTGACGATTACCACCTTCGTAATATCGAGAGGCTGCCCAAGCGTCGAACCTATAAGGTTGTAGGTGAAACTTCCTGGTATTATCCCCAAAGCAGTAGCGAAGAGATAGTCGCG includes the following:
- the pepN gene encoding aminopeptidase N; this translates as MSEAAPKTIYLKDHTVPEYSISDVKFIFNIEDDVTTVHSTLNIIKNDGVSAPLVLDGENMTLLSVTIDGEVPEYSVDDKTLRIENVPERCVLEIENTIDPANNTALEGLYQSGEMFCTQNEPHGFRRITYFLDRPDVMSKFTTKIIADKEKYPVLLSNGNEVDHGDLDDGKHYVTWEDPFLKPSYLFALVAGDLGVIYDTFTTMSGRDIDLRIYCDKGNEKRCHHAMSSLKNAMKWDEDTFGLECDLDTYMIVAVSSFNMGAMENKGLNIFNASCVLADADTATDAEFLRVEGVVGHEYFHNWTGNRVTCRDWFQLTLKEGLTVFRDHAFSGDMFSRPVQRIKNVEHLRSFQFPEDSGPTAHPIKPSSYMQINNFYTATVYQKGSEIIGMISTLLGEETFKKGITKYFELYDGQAVTTEDFVHAMEVTSGRDLTQFKKWYSQVGTPRIAVSRRYNAAERRFSLTIKQHGELHFPLSIGLLDGDGNDIVDTILEVTKSEETFVFDDIAEEPAVSLNRHFSAPLIIEASYTYDDYIFLMAHDNDPFARWDAGQELSSRVVMALIDDIHSGRDLVLDERYIAAFTAILDDADIGDA
- a CDS encoding DUF2975 domain-containing protein translates to MIPIGVYIFVLRYGMKLCKLYESFKIFTMENVQYYKKIGYTLLIGKLVLYPIYEALITLAQTYYNTPGERYISISLDSWDFTVIFFAVMFIFMSWVMGEGVKLEEDKKYTV
- a CDS encoding helix-turn-helix transcriptional regulator, whose protein sequence is MAIIINIDVMLATRKKRSKELAEAIGITEPNLSILKTGKAKAIRLSTLDAICSFLECQPGDILEYRS
- a CDS encoding DUF378 domain-containing protein, translated to MKKECPIICTTAFVLLLIGGINWGLVGLFDLDLVEYLFGAGTIFARVIYILIGIAAVMKLCCWIKCKCCKGSCKVKKKAKKKK